A DNA window from Choristoneura fumiferana chromosome 2, NRCan_CFum_1, whole genome shotgun sequence contains the following coding sequences:
- the LOC141445388 gene encoding uncharacterized protein, whose translation MQEDPNLTALRDMFASFSKEQDRRFSELKTTIIDLKEQNSELTKSVELMSDKYDEFLVRVSELEAKRKEDALRIQYLEEKLETVERKHRDTGIELRNIPKTNGETKETLCNIVVNLGKAVRTEINRSDIKDIYRLKSKDSSEPIIAELTSVLVKERVIKAVKHFNKTKPVGEKLNTTHFQFQQPAKPVFVSETLTSKAQRLFSAARAVQREYGYAFCWTSHGVVYLRKDENSPLVKISNEAKLDVIRRSS comes from the coding sequence ATGCAAGAGGATCCCAATTTGACTGCATTACGGGATATGTTTGCATCCTTTTCTAAGGAGCAGGATAGAAGATTTTCGGAGCTCAAAACCACTATCATTGATTTGAAAGAGCAAAACTCGGAGCTTACTAAGAGTGTAGAGCTCATGTCTGATAAATATGATGAATTCTTGGTTCGCGTTTCCGAGCTGGAAGCGAAGCGCAAAGAAGACGCCCTGCGGATTCAGTACCTTGAGGAAAAACTAGAGACCGTGGAGCGCAAACATAGAGACACTGGCATTGAGTTGCGGAATATTCCTAAAACTAACGGTGAAACCAAGGAAACTCTTTGTAATATTGTAGTGAATCTGGGAAAGGCAGTGAGGACAGAAATAAATAGGAGTGATATCAAAGATATTTATCGCTTAAAATCTAAGGATTCCTCTGAACCCATCATCGCTGAACTGACCTCGGTACTGGTGAAGGAAAGAGTCATAAAAGCTGTCAAACATTTCAATAAAACCAAACCAGTCGGAGAGAAACTTAATACCACGCACTTCCAATTCCAGCAACCAGCGAAGCCGGTGTTTGTGTCTGAAACGCTAACATCCAAAGCTCAGAGACTCTTTTCTGCAGCAAGAGCCGTACAGAGGGAATACGGTTATGCTTTCTGCTGGACTTCGCATGGGGTTGTTTATCTTCGAAAGGATGAAAACTCGCCgcttgtaaaaataagtaatgagGCTAAACTAGACGTGATTAGGAGGAGTTCGTGA